One genomic segment of Pseudoalteromonas sp. GCY includes these proteins:
- a CDS encoding TonB-dependent receptor plug domain-containing protein: MKLSNLSATIRLSLLACSTLTAGVSGIAHAEETDANATNSVERIEVTGTRIKRAAMTGASPVTSVTAEDIKVAGITRVEDLLNDMPAIFADQTSGQANGATGTATVNLRNLGTERTLVLVNGRRLPSGSPVAGGIGADLNQIPAALVDRVDVLTGGSSATYGSDAVAGVVNFIMKDDFEGFQVEYQGSVYQHDNDHKDMQRALKDRGFPVPDGSQWDGDTHDISLTFGANSADGRANITGYATWRDIEEVTQDNRDYSACAMNIDATGKRVCGGSGTIPDGRITDFDTYDYKVAGTDFVPTAGTVYNYGPLNYFQRPDKRKTFGLLGHYDFNDSHTFYAEFNYMDNRTVAQIAPSGSFFNQVDISCDNPLLSASQRNTLCGPGGVAVDGVVEGAFIGKRNVEGGPRQDDIRHTSTRFVLGVRGEIDDNWTYDAYMNFGNVSYAQTYQNDMSTTRIIRSLQATTDDDGNVVCKSVVDGSDPTCIPWNIFDPSKITQEQIDYLTMPLFARGDTRTKQISGYVTGDLTEYGVVVPGTSTGVGVVFGLEHRKESLDFNPDQGFQSGDGAGQGGPVLGVSGEFDVNEFFTEFNVPLVEDSEFADYITLELAYRYSDYSTDKTTNTYKGAFDIRVNDQLGLRTSFQRAVRAGNVRDLFRSAGQGLFNWEDPCGGDNPTLTVEQCARTGLDPSKYGSNALINPAGQYNSITGGNPDLEPEKSDTISFGILLSPEAIEGLDIAIDYFDITVEDAIQAIPEATIFNQCAINGNDEFCGLINRGPTGSLWLGQDSITAIDRNIGSVDTSGIDFDASYRYNLPDDMGLLRFKLIGTWLDKFATQNLPGGDIDDCAGRWDRAVCEYPVPDFKSNFSTTWVTPWDANVTATYRYVSEVKEFARNDDGQVIDGPVPMTARDYVDIAVTWNASDNLQFRGGVNNIFDNTAPLVPNGPAGPANGNTYPGFYDSLGRYIFAGFTFRL, encoded by the coding sequence ATGAAACTTTCTAACCTATCAGCAACGATCAGGCTATCTCTACTGGCTTGTTCAACGCTGACTGCAGGCGTATCAGGTATCGCCCACGCTGAAGAAACAGATGCCAACGCTACTAATAGCGTAGAACGAATTGAGGTTACTGGTACTCGTATCAAGCGAGCAGCCATGACTGGTGCGAGCCCTGTAACAAGTGTTACGGCCGAAGACATTAAAGTTGCAGGTATTACTAGGGTAGAAGATCTACTCAACGATATGCCTGCAATCTTTGCTGACCAAACTTCAGGCCAAGCAAATGGAGCTACAGGTACCGCAACAGTAAACCTTCGTAACTTAGGCACAGAACGTACATTGGTACTCGTTAATGGACGTCGCTTGCCTTCTGGTTCTCCTGTTGCTGGTGGTATCGGTGCTGACCTTAACCAAATCCCAGCAGCTTTAGTTGATCGTGTCGATGTGTTAACTGGTGGTTCGTCAGCAACATACGGCTCAGACGCTGTTGCTGGTGTTGTAAACTTTATCATGAAAGACGACTTTGAAGGCTTCCAAGTTGAGTATCAAGGTAGTGTTTATCAACATGATAACGACCACAAAGACATGCAACGAGCACTAAAAGATAGAGGCTTCCCGGTACCTGACGGAAGTCAATGGGATGGTGACACCCATGATATCTCTCTGACTTTTGGTGCAAACTCTGCAGATGGCCGTGCTAACATCACAGGTTACGCGACTTGGCGTGATATCGAAGAAGTGACACAGGATAACCGTGACTACAGTGCCTGTGCTATGAATATCGATGCCACAGGTAAACGTGTCTGTGGTGGTTCAGGAACAATTCCTGATGGCCGTATTACCGATTTCGATACCTATGACTACAAAGTAGCTGGTACCGATTTCGTTCCTACGGCTGGCACAGTGTACAACTACGGCCCACTAAACTATTTCCAACGTCCAGACAAACGTAAAACATTTGGTTTACTAGGTCACTATGATTTTAACGACAGCCATACGTTTTATGCTGAGTTTAACTACATGGACAACCGCACAGTAGCTCAGATCGCACCTTCTGGTTCTTTCTTCAACCAAGTTGATATTAGCTGTGATAACCCGCTACTTTCAGCTTCACAAAGAAATACGCTTTGTGGACCTGGTGGTGTTGCAGTTGATGGTGTTGTAGAAGGTGCTTTCATCGGTAAACGTAATGTTGAAGGTGGCCCTCGTCAAGACGATATTCGCCATACCTCAACTCGTTTTGTACTAGGTGTTCGCGGTGAAATCGATGACAACTGGACTTATGATGCGTATATGAACTTTGGTAACGTATCATATGCTCAAACTTACCAAAACGACATGTCTACAACCAGAATCATTCGTTCATTACAAGCAACAACAGATGATGACGGCAACGTGGTATGTAAGTCAGTTGTAGATGGTAGCGATCCAACTTGTATTCCTTGGAATATTTTCGATCCATCGAAAATCACTCAAGAGCAAATCGACTACCTAACTATGCCTCTATTTGCTCGTGGTGACACGAGAACAAAACAAATTAGTGGTTATGTTACTGGTGACCTTACTGAGTACGGCGTTGTAGTACCTGGTACTTCCACTGGTGTGGGCGTGGTATTTGGTCTTGAGCACAGAAAAGAGTCGCTAGACTTCAATCCAGATCAAGGCTTCCAGTCAGGTGACGGTGCAGGCCAAGGTGGTCCAGTTCTTGGTGTAAGTGGTGAGTTTGACGTTAATGAATTCTTTACAGAATTCAACGTGCCTTTAGTTGAAGACTCTGAATTTGCTGATTATATAACATTAGAGTTAGCGTACCGCTATTCTGATTATTCAACAGATAAGACAACCAACACTTATAAAGGTGCGTTTGATATCCGCGTTAATGACCAACTTGGTTTGAGAACAAGCTTCCAACGTGCAGTACGTGCAGGTAACGTGCGTGACCTATTTAGATCTGCTGGACAAGGTTTGTTTAACTGGGAAGATCCATGTGGTGGTGACAACCCAACTCTAACCGTTGAACAGTGTGCTAGAACAGGTCTTGATCCATCTAAATATGGTTCAAACGCACTGATCAACCCAGCAGGTCAATACAACAGTATCACTGGTGGTAACCCAGACCTAGAGCCTGAGAAGTCAGATACTATCTCGTTTGGTATTCTATTATCTCCTGAAGCCATTGAAGGTTTAGATATTGCGATTGACTACTTCGACATTACTGTTGAAGACGCAATTCAAGCAATTCCTGAAGCAACAATCTTCAATCAGTGTGCGATTAATGGTAACGACGAGTTCTGTGGACTGATTAACCGTGGTCCGACAGGTTCTTTATGGCTAGGCCAAGATTCTATCACTGCAATCGATAGAAACATTGGTAGTGTAGATACAAGCGGTATCGATTTTGATGCATCTTACCGTTATAACCTACCTGATGATATGGGTCTTTTACGCTTCAAGCTAATCGGTACATGGCTAGATAAGTTTGCAACGCAAAACTTACCAGGTGGTGATATTGACGATTGTGCTGGTCGTTGGGATAGAGCGGTATGTGAATACCCAGTTCCTGACTTTAAGTCAAACTTCTCAACAACTTGGGTAACACCTTGGGATGCAAACGTTACAGCAACCTATCGTTATGTAAGTGAAGTGAAGGAATTCGCACGAAATGACGACGGTCAAGTAATCGATGGACCAGTTCCAATGACTGCGCGTGACTACGTTGATATTGCAGTAACATGGAATGCTTCTGATAACCTGCAATTCCGCGGTGGTGTAAATAATATCTTTGATAATACTGCTCCACTAGTACCAAATGGTCCTGCAGGCCCAGCAAATGGTAACACTTACCCTGGTTTCTATGATTCTTTGGGTCGCTATATCTTCGCAGGTTTCACATTTAGACTGTAG
- the slmA gene encoding nucleoid occlusion factor SlmA, producing the protein MPATKRSNRKEQILQSLAQMLETSPGQRITTAKLAAEVGVSEAALYRHFPSKARMFEGLIEFIEDTLLSRINLILENEKETRNRIYNILTLLLAFAEKNPGITRILTGDALQGEQERLRERVQSLFEKLETQFKQVLRERKLREGKAFTSEESVLANLFLAFVEGKMNQFVRSDFKAKPTAQFDKQWVELEKIWL; encoded by the coding sequence ATGCCAGCGACAAAACGTAGTAATCGCAAAGAGCAAATTCTTCAATCACTCGCACAAATGCTGGAAACCAGCCCGGGACAGCGTATTACCACAGCTAAACTCGCTGCTGAAGTCGGGGTTTCAGAAGCTGCGCTTTATCGCCACTTTCCAAGTAAAGCGAGAATGTTTGAGGGGCTTATTGAGTTCATCGAAGATACGTTACTGTCACGCATTAATTTAATCCTAGAAAACGAAAAAGAAACCCGTAACCGGATCTACAACATTCTTACTCTACTCCTAGCCTTTGCAGAGAAAAACCCTGGGATCACACGTATTTTAACGGGTGATGCACTACAAGGTGAGCAAGAACGCTTACGTGAACGAGTACAAAGCTTATTTGAAAAGCTTGAGACACAATTCAAACAAGTATTAAGAGAGCGTAAACTGCGAGAAGGTAAGGCATTCACGAGCGAAGAAAGTGTACTGGCTAACCTATTCTTAGCTTTTGTTGAGGGTAAGATGAATCAGTTTGTCAGAAGTGACTTTAAAGCAAAACCAACCGCGCAATTCGATAAACAGTGGGTTGAGCTTGAGAAAATCTGGCTTTAA
- a CDS encoding S9 family peptidase, with translation MTLKLSLLSAALFSVSSLAAKPSLEFKDVFDFRYPQGTVISEQGTFLGLSAKPYRGDSEGQVYSLNNKALIASVPRGTNPVINKGAQWIGFTQRPTLLEKETADKKKKKTLKNNLVLVNTTTKALQTFSSVKDYQLSDDGLWLVYREDLKKGDNKSDAKANTDEQTDELKINADKGDDALTLVVLNLSNNESTRYDDIAAYKVAPNSNAILVNQRSEDGSKNRVAVIDLASTQITSLIDEPGVTLGDIAWQPNSQHVAFYLGNYVNDDKRRRDYQLKLWSPTSNKITDIHNPSGWFSGKTASIKWSEDGSRLFFENRPQLEEKAKVLKYTDESSLFDYDTIRQQKGLKVWHNADPEIKTREIKTWNESRRDQHYQAVYHINGERVVQLENLQVPSISLRTNANFVLGSDDTPYLKQIMYKGFYRDYYSVDISSGDKQLIVKESSNRPTVAPDGKHAAYFDGEQVWLKSLSTQQLTPVSKAVKNALFADDKHDKPEPNEGFGFAGWQLDGSTLYAYSKYDIWAFDTKTAKATRLTDGYKTQTQYRIEYKDKDKLGFNPDDTLLLSAHNLENKQTHIATLSLQDNKLQTVLSGEAKYSVVRKAKEADTYIFTRQSYQEFPDYWVSDGSFNNPTKLTDLNPQQQTFAWGQKPELVKYKGYDGEDLQGVLIKPANYKAGDKVPVVIYFYRYMSQRMYDFPKMELNHRPNLPMYTSNGYAIFLPDIRFEIGHPGRSSTQTMINAAQALIDTGVADPDKIGLQGHSWAGYQSAFMITQTDMFKAVVSGAPVSNMTSAFSGIRLESGLARQFQYETGQSRIGKPLTEAPELYIENSPVFYADKVNTPILIMFGDNDGAVPWQEGIQYYLALRRHDKDAIFLQYEGEPHHLKKLPNQLDYSIRMKEYFDYHLKGSPPAEWIQSGEAFITEE, from the coding sequence ATGACTCTAAAACTCTCTCTATTAAGCGCAGCACTTTTTAGTGTAAGCAGCTTAGCAGCTAAACCCAGCCTAGAATTTAAAGACGTTTTTGATTTTCGTTACCCACAGGGTACGGTGATCTCTGAACAAGGCACATTCCTCGGCCTAAGTGCAAAGCCTTACCGTGGTGACAGCGAAGGTCAAGTGTATTCTCTCAATAATAAAGCACTGATTGCATCAGTTCCCCGTGGCACGAATCCAGTTATCAATAAAGGCGCTCAATGGATTGGCTTTACCCAACGCCCTACCCTACTTGAAAAAGAAACTGCAGATAAAAAGAAGAAAAAAACGCTAAAGAACAACTTAGTGTTGGTGAACACCACAACCAAGGCCCTGCAAACCTTTAGCTCAGTTAAAGATTATCAACTTTCAGATGATGGCCTGTGGTTGGTGTACCGTGAGGATTTAAAAAAAGGCGACAACAAGTCAGACGCAAAAGCGAATACAGACGAGCAAACTGATGAACTCAAAATCAATGCAGATAAAGGTGATGACGCCTTAACGCTTGTAGTGCTGAATCTTTCTAACAATGAAAGCACTCGCTATGACGATATCGCAGCATACAAAGTAGCACCAAATAGTAACGCGATACTGGTCAATCAGCGCAGTGAAGACGGCAGTAAAAACCGTGTTGCCGTTATTGACTTAGCAAGCACTCAAATCACAAGTCTTATTGATGAGCCCGGTGTGACTTTAGGAGACATTGCTTGGCAACCCAATTCTCAACATGTCGCTTTTTATTTAGGTAATTATGTCAACGATGACAAACGCCGCCGCGACTACCAACTCAAATTATGGTCTCCAACAAGCAATAAAATTACCGACATCCACAACCCAAGCGGTTGGTTTTCAGGCAAGACAGCATCAATCAAATGGTCTGAAGATGGCTCACGACTGTTTTTTGAAAATCGTCCACAGCTTGAAGAAAAAGCCAAAGTACTCAAATACACAGATGAAAGCTCACTTTTTGATTACGATACCATTCGCCAGCAAAAAGGCTTAAAGGTTTGGCACAATGCCGATCCTGAAATCAAAACTCGAGAAATAAAAACATGGAATGAAAGCCGTCGAGATCAACATTATCAAGCGGTTTATCATATTAATGGCGAGCGTGTAGTACAGCTTGAAAACCTTCAAGTGCCGTCTATTTCACTGCGCACAAACGCAAATTTTGTGCTGGGCAGCGACGATACCCCTTACCTAAAGCAAATTATGTACAAGGGCTTTTATCGCGACTACTATAGCGTTGATATCAGCAGTGGTGATAAACAACTCATTGTTAAAGAAAGTTCAAATCGCCCTACTGTCGCGCCTGATGGTAAACATGCGGCCTATTTCGACGGTGAACAAGTCTGGTTGAAATCACTATCCACTCAACAGCTTACCCCAGTAAGCAAAGCCGTTAAAAATGCACTGTTTGCTGATGATAAACACGATAAGCCAGAACCAAATGAAGGGTTTGGATTTGCTGGTTGGCAGCTCGATGGTTCGACGCTCTACGCCTACAGTAAATATGATATTTGGGCATTTGATACCAAAACGGCAAAAGCAACTCGACTAACTGACGGCTATAAGACCCAAACGCAATACCGCATTGAGTATAAAGACAAGGACAAACTAGGTTTTAACCCGGACGATACCTTACTGTTAAGTGCGCACAACCTCGAAAATAAACAAACGCATATTGCAACGCTTTCCCTACAAGATAACAAGTTGCAAACTGTTTTGTCTGGCGAAGCTAAATATAGCGTAGTGAGAAAAGCCAAAGAGGCGGACACTTATATTTTCACAAGACAGTCTTATCAAGAATTTCCTGATTATTGGGTCTCAGATGGCAGCTTTAATAACCCGACAAAACTCACAGATTTAAACCCACAGCAGCAGACATTTGCTTGGGGCCAAAAACCTGAACTTGTGAAGTACAAAGGCTACGATGGTGAAGATCTTCAAGGCGTGTTAATCAAACCTGCAAATTATAAAGCAGGTGATAAAGTGCCGGTTGTTATCTACTTCTACCGCTATATGAGCCAGCGCATGTATGACTTCCCGAAAATGGAGTTAAATCACAGACCAAACCTGCCAATGTATACCTCTAACGGTTATGCGATATTCTTGCCTGATATTCGTTTTGAAATCGGTCACCCTGGGCGCTCTTCAACACAAACCATGATCAATGCAGCACAGGCGCTTATTGATACAGGTGTTGCGGATCCGGATAAAATTGGCTTACAGGGCCACTCTTGGGCTGGTTACCAAAGTGCATTTATGATCACACAGACGGATATGTTTAAAGCAGTTGTGTCTGGCGCACCAGTATCCAATATGACCTCTGCGTTCAGTGGGATCCGTTTAGAATCTGGCCTTGCAAGACAGTTCCAGTACGAAACAGGCCAAAGCCGTATAGGTAAACCATTAACGGAGGCGCCTGAATTATATATAGAAAATTCTCCAGTGTTTTACGCGGATAAAGTAAACACGCCGATTTTGATCATGTTTGGCGATAACGACGGAGCAGTGCCCTGGCAAGAAGGTATTCAATACTACTTAGCCTTAAGAAGACATGATAAAGACGCCATTTTCTTACAATACGAAGGTGAACCGCACCATCTGAAAAAGCTGCCAAATCAGCTAGATTATTCAATTCGTATGAAAGAATACTTTGATTATCACCTGAAAGGATCACCACCAGCAGAGTGGATTCAATCCGGTGAAGCATTTATCACTGAAGAGTAA
- the coaBC gene encoding bifunctional phosphopantothenoylcysteine decarboxylase/phosphopantothenate--cysteine ligase CoaBC has translation MQRNKRLLLGISGGIAAYKCAELVRRLKEHQIDIKVVMTESAKHFITPLTMQAVSGEIVSDSLLDPQAEASMGHIEFAKWADLVLVAPATSNILAKMAAGIADDLLTTLLLATPAPVAVAPAMNQQMYAHLSTQANLNTLASRHVQIWGPGKGEQACGDVGAGRMLEPHELVQLCLAALRPAEQVLAGKTVTITAGPTREALDPVRFITNHSSGKMGFSLAEAAKALGATVNLIAGPVSLNTPTGITRINVESAEQMQQAALEYAVQSDIFIGCAAVADYRAATIAEQKIKKQGDEIILTLVKNPDIIASVAALKQSRPYTVGFAAETQNVAEYAQGKLVNKGLDMICANDVSDSTGGFNSDNNTLTLYWKKDRLELPHSSKKELALTVMQAIAEKIK, from the coding sequence ATGCAAAGAAACAAACGCCTCTTACTTGGGATCAGCGGTGGTATCGCTGCTTACAAATGCGCAGAACTCGTTCGCCGCCTAAAAGAACACCAGATAGATATCAAAGTGGTGATGACGGAGTCAGCTAAGCACTTTATCACGCCACTGACAATGCAGGCGGTCTCTGGTGAAATCGTTTCTGACTCTTTGCTTGACCCACAAGCAGAAGCATCAATGGGCCATATCGAATTTGCAAAATGGGCAGATCTAGTACTGGTTGCTCCAGCGACCTCAAATATCCTCGCCAAAATGGCGGCGGGTATTGCGGATGATTTACTGACCACATTACTGCTCGCAACTCCCGCGCCTGTTGCTGTGGCGCCGGCAATGAATCAACAGATGTATGCACATCTATCGACTCAAGCAAACCTCAACACCCTAGCTTCACGCCATGTCCAAATCTGGGGACCCGGTAAAGGCGAGCAAGCCTGCGGAGATGTAGGCGCAGGACGCATGCTTGAACCCCATGAGTTGGTACAACTGTGTTTAGCTGCACTTCGCCCTGCTGAGCAAGTATTAGCAGGAAAAACGGTAACTATCACCGCAGGACCGACACGCGAAGCATTAGATCCGGTGCGTTTTATTACCAACCACAGTTCAGGAAAAATGGGTTTTAGTCTTGCCGAGGCAGCAAAGGCTTTAGGTGCAACCGTAAACCTGATCGCGGGTCCTGTTTCACTGAATACCCCCACTGGAATTACTCGAATTAACGTAGAAAGTGCTGAGCAGATGCAACAAGCCGCACTCGAATATGCCGTACAATCGGATATTTTTATCGGCTGCGCTGCGGTCGCTGATTACCGTGCAGCCACCATTGCCGAGCAAAAAATTAAAAAGCAAGGCGATGAAATCATACTAACACTGGTTAAAAACCCCGATATTATCGCCAGTGTCGCAGCACTAAAACAGTCTCGTCCTTATACCGTTGGCTTTGCAGCTGAGACGCAGAATGTCGCCGAATATGCGCAAGGAAAATTGGTAAATAAAGGGTTGGATATGATCTGTGCGAATGATGTGTCGGATAGCACAGGTGGTTTTAATTCTGATAACAACACATTGACCCTATATTGGAAAAAAGACCGACTTGAACTCCCTCATTCTAGCAAAAAAGAGTTAGCACTTACTGTCATGCAAGCTATTGCCGAAAAGATAAAATAA
- a CDS encoding bifunctional diguanylate cyclase/phosphodiesterase: MAPEQEDYLFAEHEEVTQEEETTSAFWDVLVVDDDPEIHSVTKLALSNLEFWGKKLRFFHAYSGKEAIEILKEQNNISILLLDVVMETDDAGLNVVRRVREEIKNMAVRIIMRTGQPGYAPEEKIIREFDINDYKMKTELTRSKLVTSLLTAIRSYQQICELEAQSHALEQILSASRAILGHTDMGSFAAAVIAQLANILDASGEGLVSGYLDDDTHLRVFGGSEQYREFFGHGIEQLDNGRVIMQVQNCIDTESHQSTAHDITFLLESKNKKAAIYLELEAEPSEAQLKFAEIFLTNVGVGLDNIKLFNELREVAYKDNLTKLPNRANFIEKIESYFNQQQSLVFILVDIAQFSDINNGLGQEVGNLLLLGVAERISIEFPEAQLISRIGADVFGFLMPESQFDEESFIDNLCVPYHVGEHLLTMHFHIGVCRQEDFQPQGIETLKLAYIALNQAKQSSIPLDWYTPDLEEKMAWKLGLIRQLRQDFEMKKLEVWYQPQFSIADRKVIGCEALLRWPSGNGNYISPAIFVPLAENAGLIVEIGQWVLEQACQLQATLQQQGFGDLSIAVNVSVPQFKVPNYAQQVKDTILSFNVEPKHIELEVTESVVMDEVNSVINTLQELQEFGVEVAIDDFGTGFSSLSYLQKLPLARLKIDRAFIKDIPHDDSGAIADLVISLGQHLGLKTIAEGVETEEQMAVLQKLGCDEVQGFLLAKPMPERDLLEFLESN; encoded by the coding sequence ATGGCACCTGAGCAAGAAGATTATTTGTTTGCAGAGCACGAAGAAGTTACTCAAGAAGAAGAAACGACAAGTGCTTTTTGGGATGTCTTAGTCGTTGATGATGATCCTGAGATCCATTCTGTTACTAAACTTGCGCTGTCTAATTTAGAGTTTTGGGGCAAAAAGCTCAGGTTTTTTCACGCCTATTCTGGCAAAGAAGCCATTGAGATTTTAAAAGAACAAAATAATATCAGTATCCTTTTACTTGATGTGGTGATGGAAACCGACGACGCAGGTCTAAATGTCGTCCGTCGAGTGCGCGAAGAGATCAAAAATATGGCAGTACGTATTATTATGCGTACAGGTCAACCCGGATATGCACCGGAAGAAAAGATCATTCGTGAGTTCGACATTAACGATTATAAAATGAAGACTGAGCTCACCCGCAGCAAACTGGTTACTTCTTTACTTACCGCTATCCGTTCTTATCAACAAATTTGTGAGCTCGAAGCGCAAAGCCATGCACTAGAGCAGATCCTTTCAGCTTCTCGCGCCATACTTGGCCATACCGATATGGGCTCCTTTGCAGCAGCGGTCATTGCCCAATTGGCAAATATTTTAGATGCGTCAGGCGAAGGCTTAGTGAGTGGCTACCTAGACGATGATACGCATTTAAGGGTGTTTGGCGGTAGTGAGCAGTACCGTGAATTCTTTGGCCATGGTATAGAGCAACTTGATAATGGTCGTGTCATCATGCAAGTGCAAAACTGTATTGATACCGAATCCCACCAATCTACCGCGCATGACATTACCTTCTTACTTGAAAGCAAAAACAAAAAGGCAGCCATTTATTTAGAGCTAGAGGCTGAGCCATCGGAAGCGCAATTGAAGTTTGCTGAGATATTCCTGACGAACGTTGGTGTTGGTCTTGATAATATTAAGCTATTCAATGAATTACGTGAGGTTGCTTACAAAGATAATCTCACCAAACTGCCTAATCGCGCTAATTTTATTGAGAAAATAGAGTCTTACTTTAACCAGCAGCAGTCGCTCGTTTTTATTCTTGTTGATATTGCTCAATTTTCTGACATCAATAACGGTTTAGGCCAAGAAGTTGGGAACTTGTTGTTATTAGGGGTTGCTGAGCGAATTAGTATTGAATTTCCTGAAGCCCAGTTGATTTCACGAATTGGCGCGGATGTGTTTGGCTTTTTAATGCCAGAGTCGCAGTTTGATGAAGAGTCTTTTATTGATAACTTGTGCGTGCCCTACCATGTCGGGGAGCATTTGTTGACTATGCACTTTCATATTGGAGTGTGCCGTCAAGAAGACTTTCAACCGCAAGGAATAGAAACTTTAAAACTTGCGTATATTGCGCTTAACCAAGCAAAACAGTCGAGTATTCCACTGGATTGGTATACCCCAGATTTAGAAGAAAAAATGGCTTGGAAGCTGGGGTTAATAAGACAGCTCAGGCAAGATTTTGAGATGAAAAAACTCGAGGTCTGGTATCAGCCTCAGTTTTCTATTGCTGATCGCAAGGTGATTGGCTGTGAGGCTTTGTTGCGTTGGCCTTCTGGAAACGGGAATTATATTTCCCCTGCGATTTTTGTTCCGCTTGCGGAAAATGCAGGGCTTATTGTCGAAATTGGCCAATGGGTATTAGAACAAGCCTGTCAGTTGCAGGCAACTTTGCAACAGCAGGGGTTTGGTGATCTTAGTATTGCTGTGAATGTTTCTGTACCGCAGTTTAAGGTGCCAAACTATGCACAGCAGGTTAAAGACACTATTTTGTCGTTTAATGTGGAGCCAAAGCATATTGAGCTCGAAGTGACAGAAAGTGTGGTCATGGATGAGGTAAATTCGGTGATCAATACACTCCAAGAGTTACAAGAATTTGGTGTTGAGGTTGCAATTGATGATTTTGGTACTGGATTTTCTTCTTTGAGCTATTTGCAAAAACTACCTTTAGCACGGCTTAAAATCGACCGTGCGTTTATCAAAGATATCCCTCACGATGACAGCGGTGCAATTGCCGATCTTGTGATTTCTTTAGGTCAACATCTTGGTCTAAAAACGATTGCTGAAGGCGTTGAGACAGAAGAGCAAATGGCGGTGTTACAAAAACTCGGCTGCGATGAGGTACAGGGATTTTTATTAGCAAAACCGATGCCTGAGCGAGACTTACTTGAATTTTTAGAATCAAATTAG
- a CDS encoding TIGR03899 family protein, with protein sequence MAVKNAQVKSALALSIEEKLGYPMVKRITPLVTQNDRYQSDKNKDNQYTVRTQHGTLKRALKRQQLIKIQRQQNLEAIMGMALTLCPEVTARGRPDPDWLEHFITLAEDIANHSMQKLWAKILVGESITPGTFSIKSLQTLKMMTQREATALQRCAPLCGYLEKEDSYLILHGYYKKPSIFDLLRKGSTESINLSQAGLNFPNILTLMDINILYRQEIESASLQKGQSMQLVYLRKKMTLTAKSNDLVLSYYKLTQTGDELKKLLQSPINKQYKQLVEKAFESEFSLEWEER encoded by the coding sequence ATGGCAGTCAAAAATGCACAAGTAAAGTCAGCCTTAGCGCTTTCGATTGAAGAAAAGCTCGGCTACCCTATGGTGAAACGGATCACACCGCTTGTCACTCAAAATGACCGTTATCAGTCTGATAAAAATAAAGACAACCAATACACGGTGCGAACTCAACATGGCACACTAAAACGCGCTCTAAAGCGCCAACAATTAATCAAAATCCAGCGCCAGCAAAATCTTGAGGCCATTATGGGCATGGCGCTTACATTATGCCCCGAGGTTACCGCCCGAGGTCGCCCTGATCCCGATTGGTTGGAGCACTTCATCACCCTTGCAGAAGACATTGCCAACCACTCTATGCAAAAGTTGTGGGCAAAGATATTAGTGGGTGAAAGTATTACACCCGGTACTTTTTCAATTAAAAGTCTGCAAACCCTAAAGATGATGACCCAACGTGAAGCAACCGCTTTACAAAGATGTGCACCATTGTGTGGCTACTTAGAAAAAGAAGACAGCTACCTTATTCTTCATGGATACTATAAAAAGCCGTCTATTTTTGATTTGCTACGTAAAGGCAGTACTGAATCCATCAACTTAAGCCAAGCTGGGCTGAACTTCCCAAATATACTTACGCTGATGGATATTAATATCCTTTATCGGCAAGAAATTGAGTCCGCATCGCTACAAAAAGGACAGTCAATGCAGCTGGTGTATTTACGTAAAAAAATGACCTTAACGGCCAAATCCAATGATTTGGTACTGAGCTATTACAAGTTGACACAAACCGGAGACGAGCTAAAAAAATTACTCCAAAGCCCAATCAATAAACAATACAAGCAACTTGTAGAAAAGGCCTTTGAAAGCGAATTTTCTCTCGAGTGGGAAGAGAGATAA